CTGGTCGAGATCACCGCGCCCGAGGCCGGACGAGTGACGCGGCTCTACTATCAACAGCAGGAGAATGCCCGGGTGCATTCGCCGCTGTTCGCCTACACGCCGCTGGAGCGCGCGGAAGACGACGACGCGGACAGCGGCGCGACGCAGGACGCCGCCGAGCGCGAACCCGCGCACGACAGCGGTCATCCCGAGGCGGTCACGCCCCCCGTCGAGTTGCCGGCCGAACGCCAGGCGGCAAGCGCGCCTGCGCGCCAGGACGAAACGGCACGCAACGCGCCGAATCAATCCGCCGGTGGCCCGCATGGGCGCATTCCGGCCAGCCCCGCGGTGCGCCGGCTGGTGCGCGAGCTCGGCGTGTCGCTGGCGGCGATCCCCGGCTCCGGCAAGCACGGTCGGGTGCTCAAGGAGGACGTGCTGGCGTTCGACAGGCGCGGCGACGGGCCGCGTCAGACGTCGCAAGCCGCGCCCACGGCTAGCGGGGGCGCGGCGCGGGTCGAGCCGATTCGCGGCATGCGCGCGGTGATGGCCAAGCGCATGGTCGAGTCGGCGACGACGATCCCGCATTTCAGTTACGGCGACGAGATCGACGTCACCGAGCTGCTGGCGCTGCGCGAGCGGCTCAAGGCGCAGGCCGAGGCGGCCGGCACGCGGCTCACGCTGATGCCGCTGGTGATGAAGGCGCTGGCGCTGGCGCTTCAAGCCCATCCGCTGCTCAACAGCCGGGTCGACGCCGCCGTCAGCGAGATCCACTACCAGCCGCACTGCAACATCGGCATGGCGGTGGACAGCCGGGCCGGCCTGCTGGTGCCCAACGTCAAGCGCGTCGAGCAGTTGAGCCTGCTCGAGATCGCCCGCGAGGTGGCGCGGCTGACCGAGGCCGCCCGCGAGGGCCGGGTCGGCCAGGCGGATCTCGCCGACGGCACTATCAGCATCTCCAACATCGGCGCGCTGGGCGGTACCTACGCCGCGCCGCTCATCAACCTGCCGGAGGTGGCGATCGTCGCGCTGGGCCGCACGCAGTGGCTGCCGCGCTTCGATGCGCAAGGGCAGGTGGTGTCGCGGGCGATCATGACCGTCACCTGGTCGGGGGATCATCGGGTCATCGACGGCGGCGCCATCGCGCGCTTTAGCAACCAGTGGAAGGGCTATCTCGAGGACCCGCAATCGATGCTGCTCGAGATGCATTGAACCGATTGCCGGGACGTCGTCATGGCCAAGGAAACCCTGGAGCAGTTCTACATCCCCGAAGAGCAGTCGATCTACCTGCTCAGCCATGACGATGCGCGCAAGCTCAAGGATTGGGTGGCGTTGTGTCGCGGCCAGCTCGAACAGCTCGGCTATCGCGGCATCGAGCTGGTGGGCAAGGGCGCCTACGGCTTCGTGTTCGCCGGGGCGCTCCCGCAGGGCGCAGGGCGCGCTGCCGAGCACGTCTTCAAGTTCTCGCGCATCACCTTGCCGCAACA
The genomic region above belongs to Halomonas zincidurans B6 and contains:
- a CDS encoding 2-oxo acid dehydrogenase subunit E2, with product MSDFILPDIGEGIVECELVKWLVGEGDTIEEDQPVVEVMTDKALVEITAPEAGRVTRLYYQQQENARVHSPLFAYTPLERAEDDDADSGATQDAAEREPAHDSGHPEAVTPPVELPAERQAASAPARQDETARNAPNQSAGGPHGRIPASPAVRRLVRELGVSLAAIPGSGKHGRVLKEDVLAFDRRGDGPRQTSQAAPTASGGAARVEPIRGMRAVMAKRMVESATTIPHFSYGDEIDVTELLALRERLKAQAEAAGTRLTLMPLVMKALALALQAHPLLNSRVDAAVSEIHYQPHCNIGMAVDSRAGLLVPNVKRVEQLSLLEIAREVARLTEAAREGRVGQADLADGTISISNIGALGGTYAAPLINLPEVAIVALGRTQWLPRFDAQGQVVSRAIMTVTWSGDHRVIDGGAIARFSNQWKGYLEDPQSMLLEMH